GATCCACCGGGCGAGCGCCAGGCAGACCGTCCTCGTAGTCGAAAAGGTCGCCTGGGTGAGCGGCCATCAAGGCAATGGCCTTGGCCACATCCTGGGAGGCCCCGCCGCCAAAGGCCACAATGCAATCGGACTGGTGGGCGCGAAATGCAGCCACGCCCAGGTCGACCTGTGATTTCACTGGATTGCCAATGACGCCATCGTAGATGGCCAGCGATTGTCCGGCGGCGCGCAGCAGTGCGCTGAATTCCTCTACGATGGGCAGCTTGGCCAGGGCTTGATCGGTGACCAGCAGCGGGCGCAGGCAGTTGCGTTGCTGCAGGGCGGCGGCGCAATTGCGGCGAGCGCCGACGCCAAAATGGATCACGGTGGGAAAGTTGTACCGAACGATTTCGCTCACGGCGTCAACTGGATCAAGGCGGCGGCGACGGCAATCATTGCACGACAGGGCGCGAAGTAGAATAGACAGCGCGCCCGTCCCATGCTAGCAAGCGGCCTGAGCGGCGGGGGATTCGAAGCAGTGACCGACGATGCGCAGCGACGCGTGTATCTGTGGCGAGATCGCACTCTCTATGCGACCACACACAATCATACCGGCTGGCATCGTCATTTTGGCGCCTCGATTGCCGTCAGCGTGGCCGAACCGTTTCTGCTGGAAACGCGACGCAGCCGCGCTGAATACCGGGCGGCGCTGGTGCCGCCCAATCTCGAACATCGCACCCTGGCGCCTTCCACGCGCATGGCGGTATTGATTGTCGATCCGGACTGCGCCGCCTTTCGACCCTGGCTGGGCGGACTTTCGCTGACGCGCGTGCAGGAGCTGGCGGCGTCCGAGTTTGCCACATTGCACCTTGATATGCAGGCCATTCTCGAGGGACGCGCCGACCGGGCAACGGTGCAGCGCTGCGCCGCAGGCATGCTGGCCAGTCAGGCGCAGCAGGCGCCGGCCCTCGATTTGCGCATCCAGACGGTGCTGCAGCGCATCCGCAGCAGCTTTCCGGATTGTCCCTCGCTGGCCGCGCTGGCTGGCGAACAGGGGCTTTCGCCCAATCGACTGATGACCCTTTTCAAACGCAACCTGGGGCTGCCAATGCGTCGCTACTTTCTGTGGCTGCGCCTGCGCGCTGCGGCGCGCTATCTGGATGGCAGCGGCACGCTGACCGAGGCCGCCCACGCCGCCGGCTTTGCTGATTCAGCGCATTTCAGCCGCGTTTTTCAACAGAACTTTGGCATGCGACCCTCCGATATCTTTCGCGCCCGCGAGGCCGGCATGCTGCAGATCATGGAGCGCCTGGAGGCCGACTAGTTTTTGCCTGCGGCGCAAGATTCGTTCAAGCGTCGCGCTGCCGCTTCATGCTAGTCTGCAGCCCATGAAACGGGTTCTTGCAGTCCTTGCCGCTGCGCTGCTTTCGCTGTGCGGCTACCTCTACTACCCGCGCGCCGAGCGCGCCCATCTGGTGATGGCCGAGTCCTACGACATCGGGCCCACGCCCTCTGGCATCGAGGCCGTGCGCGCCGCAGCCGACGACATTGCCAGCCATCTACGACACCGCGGCGACAAAGTCCCTGGCTTTGACGACCTGATACTTTATGAAGACAGAGGATTTGGCATTGCCACAGGAATGGATGGCTATTTCTGGAAGATCGATCTGGCAAGCGGCGCCGCCGAACGCTTTGCAAAGACGCCCTTGATCGCCGCCGGCGCAGTGCGCGATCCAGGCGACCCGGATCGCATCTACGCTTGCGTATCCAGACTGCACGGCGAGCCAGAGGCGCCGGATGCAAAAGTCGGTCTCTACGAACTGCGTCTTTCGACACGCACAGTGCAGCCGGTGTTAACGCGGACCTTGATTCCGCCGGCCTATGAGTCCGCGCCGGGCGCCAGCGGCAAGGTCTATCGACCGGAAGAAGCGCCGGCGCTTGCCGTGGCCGACTTCAACGACAGCAACTCCGCGCCGATGGCCTTCTGCAATGACCTGGCCGTCTCCGCCGACGGCCAGCGCATCTACATGACCACGCCCTACGCCTATGCCGGCGCGGCGATGGGCGGCGGCGCCTTTGGCGAAGCGATCACATTGGCGCGCAACGGCCTGCTCTGGCAGTTCGATCGTCGCGCTGGCACGCTAGCGCTGGCGGCCCGAGATTTCAACTTCATCGATGGCATCCTGATCGAGGGCCAGGGAAACGAAAAGGAACAGTCGCTGTTGATCACCGAGACCACGAAGTTTCGTATCGATCGACTTTTTCTGAACGGTCCGCGCGCCGGCGCGCACGATACGCTCTGGGAATACCTGCCAGGCATGCCCGATGGCATGGATCGCGATGCAGAGGGTCGTATCTGGATTGGCATCATCAAAAAACGCACCGGCCTGATTACCTTTGCGCACCGCAATCTCTGGCTGAAGTATGCGCTGCTCAATGTTCCACAATCGCTGCTGCCCATTCCGCACCAGACCGGCGTGCTGGCGCTCAGTCCCGATGCATCGCAGGCCCTCTACTATGCGGAGTATGAAGGCGAGGGCCCGCAGGAAATTTCCGTGGCCGTTCCCGGCCGAAGCGAAATCTATCTGCCCAACTTTCGCAAGAGTTCGCGCGGGCTCTACAGTATTCCCTATCCGGCGCAATTGCAGGCATCCAGTCGCGCTACACAGAACAATTCAGGAGCCGCTCGATGAAAACGATCTGGAATACCTTATTGCTGGCAGCGCTCGGCCTCGGCATGAGCGCCACGCTGCAGGCCCGCACGCTGCAGGGTACGGTGCGCGACGCCCAGGGTCGCGCCGTGGCCGGGGCCATTGTCACCGCCTTTCAGGGCGCCGTGGCCGAGTCCTGCTACACCAACGGCAGCGGAAGCTACCGACTCAGTTTGAACTTGAACGATCGCGCCCGGCTGCGGGCGCGTCACGCAGGATTTCTCGATGCCGAGGCCGACGAGGGCGGCGCCCTGACCTTGCGCGACGCCACGCCGCAACAGCGCTCCGATGCGCTTGCGGCCAGCGCCCACGCCGCGACGCTGCAGTGGGAGTCGCCGGAGCATCGCAACAACTTTGTCAGCCAGTGCCACTACTGCCACCAGATTGGCAACGCCCTGACGCGCAACGTCAAGGATGAGGAGACCTGGCAGACGACGCTGGATCGCATGCAGGGCTACGGAGCGCTGATCACCAGTTCGGATGAAGAAGCCTTTCGCGGCACGCTGAGCCGCTATTTTCAGGGCGCGCCAGTGACCGACCGCCAGTCGCACCAGCTGGATGCGGCAGCGCAGCCGGCGCAGATCACCGAATGGAAGCTTGGCGAGGCCGATTCCTTTTTGCACGATGCCGAGTTGCATCCCAATGGCCGGGTCTACGCCGTGGACATGAGCAAAGACCGCATCTACGAGGTGGACCGCGCCCGAAATACAATCGTTGCTTACGATCTGCCGCCCTCCGAGCTGCCGCTGGGCGGCATGTTTGCCGGGGCCTATCGTCCGCTGGGCACTTTTGCCGCGCGCCACGGTCCGCACAGCATCCAGGTCGGTCCCGATGGTAAGCTATGGACAACCAATTCGCTGGCAGCGGAGGTCATGTCCTTTGATCCAGTAAGCCACGCCTTTCAGATTTTTCCCATCCCCGATGCAATCTATCCGCACACGCTGCGCTTTGACCGCAAAGGCATGCTGTGGTTTACCGTGGCGCTTTCCAACAAGATTGGCCGCTTTGATCCGCGCACGCAGCAGTTTACGATGATCGAGTTGCCCTCGCACGGAATGTGGCGCTGGCTGAGCGATGCGCTGGTTCCCACAATTCTGGAAGTGGCCAGCTGGTTTCCACAGAAGAATTTTCAGGTGAGCCTTTCGCACCACAAGGTCAGCGGCGAGGGACGACGCGTCTTGAATCTGCCCTACGGCATCGACGTGAGTCCGCTGGATGGTTCGATCTGGTACAGCAAGCTGTACTCGGGATACATTGGCCGCGTCGATCCGGAGACGCTGGAAGTCGAGGAGATTGAAAGTCCGCTGGGCGGACCGCGTCGCCTGCGTTTTGCGCCGGATGGAATGCTGTGGATTCCATCTTTTGAACAGGGCACAATCATGCGACTGGATACGCGCACGCGCCAGTTCCAGCATTACAAACTGCCGCTGCTGGCAGAAGGCGAGTACGAAACGCCCTATGCGCTGGGCATTGATCCCAAAAACGGAATGGTGTGGATCACATCAAATCTTTCTGATCGCATCTTTCGACTGGATCCAATCAGCGGAAGTTTCACCGCCTACCCCAGCCCGACGCGCGTCACCTACATGCGCGATATCCTTTTTGGCGAAAGCGGCGAGATCTGCAGCACCAACTCCAACATGCCGGCCTACGCCATCGAGGGCGCCAGCCAGAAGGTGATCTGCCTCAACCCGACAGGCGGAGCGACGCGCAATCG
This genomic stretch from Leptospirales bacterium harbors:
- a CDS encoding AraC family transcriptional regulator, whose amino-acid sequence is MLASGLSGGGFEAVTDDAQRRVYLWRDRTLYATTHNHTGWHRHFGASIAVSVAEPFLLETRRSRAEYRAALVPPNLEHRTLAPSTRMAVLIVDPDCAAFRPWLGGLSLTRVQELAASEFATLHLDMQAILEGRADRATVQRCAAGMLASQAQQAPALDLRIQTVLQRIRSSFPDCPSLAALAGEQGLSPNRLMTLFKRNLGLPMRRYFLWLRLRAAARYLDGSGTLTEAAHAAGFADSAHFSRVFQQNFGMRPSDIFRAREAGMLQIMERLEAD
- a CDS encoding carboxypeptidase regulatory-like domain-containing protein, translating into MKTIWNTLLLAALGLGMSATLQARTLQGTVRDAQGRAVAGAIVTAFQGAVAESCYTNGSGSYRLSLNLNDRARLRARHAGFLDAEADEGGALTLRDATPQQRSDALAASAHAATLQWESPEHRNNFVSQCHYCHQIGNALTRNVKDEETWQTTLDRMQGYGALITSSDEEAFRGTLSRYFQGAPVTDRQSHQLDAAAQPAQITEWKLGEADSFLHDAELHPNGRVYAVDMSKDRIYEVDRARNTIVAYDLPPSELPLGGMFAGAYRPLGTFAARHGPHSIQVGPDGKLWTTNSLAAEVMSFDPVSHAFQIFPIPDAIYPHTLRFDRKGMLWFTVALSNKIGRFDPRTQQFTMIELPSHGMWRWLSDALVPTILEVASWFPQKNFQVSLSHHKVSGEGRRVLNLPYGIDVSPLDGSIWYSKLYSGYIGRVDPETLEVEEIESPLGGPRRLRFAPDGMLWIPSFEQGTIMRLDTRTRQFQHYKLPLLAEGEYETPYALGIDPKNGMVWITSNLSDRIFRLDPISGSFTAYPSPTRVTYMRDILFGESGEICSTNSNMPAYAIEGASQKVICLNPTGGATRNR
- a CDS encoding SMP-30/gluconolaconase/LRE-like region, which codes for MKRVLAVLAAALLSLCGYLYYPRAERAHLVMAESYDIGPTPSGIEAVRAAADDIASHLRHRGDKVPGFDDLILYEDRGFGIATGMDGYFWKIDLASGAAERFAKTPLIAAGAVRDPGDPDRIYACVSRLHGEPEAPDAKVGLYELRLSTRTVQPVLTRTLIPPAYESAPGASGKVYRPEEAPALAVADFNDSNSAPMAFCNDLAVSADGQRIYMTTPYAYAGAAMGGGAFGEAITLARNGLLWQFDRRAGTLALAARDFNFIDGILIEGQGNEKEQSLLITETTKFRIDRLFLNGPRAGAHDTLWEYLPGMPDGMDRDAEGRIWIGIIKKRTGLITFAHRNLWLKYALLNVPQSLLPIPHQTGVLALSPDASQALYYAEYEGEGPQEISVAVPGRSEIYLPNFRKSSRGLYSIPYPAQLQASSRATQNNSGAAR